In Canis lupus familiaris isolate Mischka breed German Shepherd chromosome 5, alternate assembly UU_Cfam_GSD_1.0, whole genome shotgun sequence, a genomic segment contains:
- the C1QTNF5 gene encoding complement C1q tumor necrosis factor-related protein 5, translated as MRPLVALLLLGLAAGSAPLDDNKIPSLCPGHPGLPGTPGHHGSQGLPGRDGRDGRDGAPGAPGEKGEGGRPGLPGPRGEPGPRGEAGPAGATGPAGECSVPPRSAFSAKRSESRVPPPSDAPLPFDRVLVNEQGHYDAATGKFTCQVPGVYYFAVHATVYRASLQFDLVKNGESIASFFQFFGGWPKPASLSGGAMVRLEPEDQVWVQVGVGDYIGIYASIKTDSTFSGFLVYSDWHNSPVFA; from the exons ATGAGGCCGCTCGTCGCCCTGCTGCTCCTGGGCCTGGCGGCCGGCTCGGCCCCGCTGGACGACAACAAGATCCCCAGCCTGTGCCCGGGGCACCCCGGGCTTCCCGGCACGCCGGGCCACCACGGCAGCCAGGGCCTGCCCGGCAGGGACGGCCGCGACGGCCGCGACGGCGCGCCCGGGGCTCCGGGAGAGAAAGGCGAGGGCGGGAGGCCGG gactgccggggccgcggggggagcCCGGGCCGAGAGGAGAGGCGGGACCCGCGGGGGCCACCGGGCCGGCCGGCGAGTGCTCCGTGCCCCCGCGCTCCGCCTTCAGCGCCAAGCGCTCCGAGAGCCGGGTGCCTCCGCCGTCCGACGCGCCCCTACCCTTCGACCGCGTGCTGGTGAACGAGCAGGGACACTACGACGCCGCCACCGGCAAGTTCACCTGCCAGGTGCCCGGGGTCTACTACTTCGCGGTCCACGCCACCGTCTACCGGGCTAGCCTGCAGTTCGATCTGGTCAAGAATGGCGAGTCCATCGCctctttcttccagttttttggggggtggcCCAAACCAGCCTCGCTGTCAGGGGGCGCCATGGTGAGGCTGGAGCCAGAGGACCAGGTGTGGGTGCAGGTGGGCGTGGGCGATTACATTGGCATCTATGCCAGCATCAAGACAGACAGCACCTTCTCGGGATTTCTGGTGTATTCTGACTGGCACAACTCCCCCGTCTTTGCTTGA
- the RNF26 gene encoding E3 ubiquitin-protein ligase RNF26 gives MEAVYLIVNGVGLVLDLLTLVLDLNFLLVSSLLASLAWLLAFIYNLPHTVLTSLLHLGRGVLLSLLALIEALVRFTFGGLQALCTLLYSCYSGLESLKLLGHLASHGALRSREILHRGVLNVVSSGHALLRQACDICAIAMSLVAYVINSLVNICLIGTQNLFSLMLALWDAVMGPLWRMTDVVAAFLAHISSSAVAMAILLWTPCQLALELLASAARLLTNFVLVNVTGLVLLACVLAVMVTVLHPDLTLRLATRALSQLHARPSYHRLREDVVRLSRLALDLEAWRRVWSRSLQLATWPNRGGAPGAPQGGPRRVPPARTWRQDTLPEAGPRSEAEEEEEVRMARATAARGRERLNEEESVAGQDPWKLLKEQEERKKCVICQDQSKTVLLLPCRHLCLCQACTEILMRHPVYHRNCPLCRRGILQTLNVYL, from the coding sequence ATGGAGGCTGTGTACCTGATAGTGAATGGGGTGGGCCTTGTGCTGGACCTGCTGACCTTGGTGTTGGACCTCAACTTCCTGCTGGTGTCCTCCCTCCTGGCTTCCCTGGCCTGGCTGCTGGCCTTCATCTACAACCTGCCACACACGGTACTGACTAGTCTTTTGCACTTGGGCCGCGGAGTCCTGCTTTCGTTGCTGGCCTTGATCGAAGCCTTGGTCCGTTTCACCTTTGGGGGCTTGCAGGCCTTGTGTACTTTGCTGTACAGCTGCTACTCTGGCCTGGAGAGCTTAaagctcctggggcacctggcctCTCACGGGGCACTGAGGAGCCGGGAGATCCTGCACCGGGGGGTGCTCAATGTGGTCTCCAGTGGTCATGCTTTGCTGCGCCAGGCCTGTGACATCTGTGCCATTGCCATGAGCCTCGTGGCCTATGTGATCAACAGCCTGGTCAACATCTGCCTCATAGGCACTCAGAACCTTTTCTCCCTAATGCTGGCCCTGTGGGATGCAGTGATGGGGCCGCTGTGGAGGATGACGGACGTTGTAGCTGCCTTCCTAGCCCACATTTCCAGCAGTGCCGTGGCCATGGCCATCCTCCTCTGGACCCCCTGCCAGCTAGCACTGGAGCTCCTAGCGTCAGCTGCCCGCCTCCTGACCAACTTCGTGCTCGTCAATGTCACCGGCCTGGTGCTGCTGGCTTGCGTGCTGGCAGTGATGGTGACCGTGTTGCACCCGGACCTCACCCTGAGACTGGCCACCCGGGCACTCAGTCAGCTCCATGCCCGGCCATCTTATCACCGGCTCCGAGAGGATGTCGTGCGGCTGTCTCGCCTAGCCCTGGACTTGGAGGCCTGGCGTCGAGTCTGGAGCCGCAGCCTGCAGCTGGCCACCTGGCCAAAccggggaggggcgcctggggccCCTCAGGGTGGCCCTAGGAGGGTGCCCCCAGCCAGGACCTGGCGACAGGACACTCTTCCTGAAGCAGGGCCCAGAtcagaggcagaagaggaggaagaggtcaGGATGGCCAGAGCAACAGCTGCCCGTGGCCGGGAGAGGCTCAACGAGGAGGAGTCTGTAGCTGGGCAAGACCCGTGGAAGTTGCTCAAGGAGCAAGAGGAGCGGAAAAAGTGTGTCATCTGCCAGGACCAGAGCAAGACGGTGCTGCTTCTGCCCTGCCGGCACCTGTGCCTGTGCCAGGCTTGCACTGAGATCCTGATGCGTCACCCCGTCTACCACCGCAACTGCCCACTCTGCCGCCGGGGCATTCTGCAGACCCTCAATGTCTACCTCTGA